The Thermotoga caldifontis AZM44c09 genomic interval CTTCCCTGTGGAAGGTTCGCACGCGGAAGGGATCTGCGATCTTTGATCGAGCGGTTTCGCCCGGATGCCATCGTCCTCCACACAGCGAAATTCTGTGATTTTTACCATTTCGACGAAGGAGTGCTGAGAAAATTGAGATTGCCCTTCGTGACGATCGAAAACGACTTCACGAACGCGTTGGAACAGTCCAGAACCAGGATCGAAGCCTTACTGGAAAGAGTGAAGGAAAGAGGCGACAGAAAGAATTTCGGTTCTTCCTATTTCGTCGGGATCGACAGCGGTTCCACGAGCACGAAGATCGTCGTTCTGAACGAACGTGGAGAAATCCTGTTCGAACAAATTTCCAGAACCGGTGCCGATCCGAGAGGAACTGCGAAGCGTTTGATGGACCATGCGATGAAAACTTTGAAGTTCGATGAAGAAAACTGCTTCGTCGTTGCCACGGGATACGGACGCGGTGCCATCGACTTCGCTCACGAAAGGATGACCGAGCTGACCTGTCACGCGGTGGGCGTCAGCCACCTTTATCCCGATGTGAGAACGATCATAGACGTCGGAGGACAGGACAGCAAGGTGATGAGAGTCGAAAAGGGAAAGATCGTTGATTTCGTGATGAACGACAAGTGTGCGGCGGGTACGGGCAGATTCTTGGAGATCGTTTCATCGATTCTGGAGGTTCCCTTGGAGAAGATGGGCGAGGAATCCTTGAAGGCGAAGCAAGTGCTGAACATCAGCAGCGTGTGTGCGGTCTTTGCCGAGAGCGAGATCATATCGTTGCGCAGCAAGGGTTACGGCAGGCAGGACATACTGTTCGCCGCACACAACGCGATCGCCAGAAGGCTTGCGACCATGTACGAAAGGGTCAAAGGTGTCCCACCGGTGGTGCTCACGGGTGGTGTCGCACTGAACGAAGGATTGAAGAACGCGCTGGAACGGTTGCTCGGTGTCGAGCTCATCGTCCCGAAGAATCCCGTGACGACGGGGGCACTCGGTGCCGCACTGATGGGCCTTCAGCAGAAACGGTGACGTCCATGTGTTTCACGAACGGCGAAAACGCACGAACCCGTACCTGTGAGCTGGGCAACTATGGGGTTTGTGCTCCACGCGGTTTTCAACGCTTCGTCGATCTCGTTGTGGATCGAGCACACGAGAGTCTGAAAAACGTTGTAGGACATGCGTGCGATCACATCGTGTTCGTGGTTGATGTAAGCTTCGTAGAGCCTCTCGACAGGTTTTGGACCTCTACAAAAATCGTGTTCTTTCAGCATCGAATAAGCCTTCGCCGTACTCACACTCACGCCCGGACAGAACAGATCCACCGTGTAACCGGTTATGGGGCGTAACGGCGTGATCTTCTCGCCCTTCCCTTCCACGATCGCCGTACCACCGAAGAGGAAAAAGGGGACGTCCGAACCCACCTGAACGGCAATCTCGATGAGTTCGGACGGCGGAACGTTCGTACTCTTCGCGAGGAATCTGAGCGTGGCTG includes:
- the ispE gene encoding 4-(cytidine 5'-diphospho)-2-C-methyl-D-erythritol kinase, whose translation is MVETGPCFSERAYAKLNLYLDVVGKRSDGYHDILGLFQTIDLYDELLFFRTEHAGEIVVACDVQITGENLVEKAYRKFFERFPVDFGLKVVLKKRIPIGSGLGGGSSDAAATLRFLAKSTNVPPSELIEIAVQVGSDVPFFLFGGTAIVEGKGEKITPLRPITGYTVDLFCPGVSVSTAKAYSMLKEHDFCRGPKPVERLYEAYINHEHDVIARMSYNVFQTLVCSIHNEIDEALKTAWSTNPIVAQLTGTGSCVFAVRETHGRHRFC
- a CDS encoding acyl-CoA dehydratase activase, whose translation is MIVYNCPLVPFEFFHALKIPFRRIEPSSGEFQYLHPNACAFCRSAVCSVKPDEVLVWTDSCDSMRRSYDFFKKNRSFYLHVPVKNDEISVRFFARELQRLWEFLKTTFNSEASLDQLEKTHQWFVDRSSELERAVVEDPYRAKAIFEELSNQEWIGSLEKKDGLVLLLGSWADDEVVKIVEETGSFALNATCSGPYALISNVQASSDVFESVARRILNRKLPCGRFARGRDLRSLIERFRPDAIVLHTAKFCDFYHFDEGVLRKLRLPFVTIENDFTNALEQSRTRIEALLERVKERGDRKNFGSSYFVGIDSGSTSTKIVVLNERGEILFEQISRTGADPRGTAKRLMDHAMKTLKFDEENCFVVATGYGRGAIDFAHERMTELTCHAVGVSHLYPDVRTIIDVGGQDSKVMRVEKGKIVDFVMNDKCAAGTGRFLEIVSSILEVPLEKMGEESLKAKQVLNISSVCAVFAESEIISLRSKGYGRQDILFAAHNAIARRLATMYERVKGVPPVVLTGGVALNEGLKNALERLLGVELIVPKNPVTTGALGAALMGLQQKR